The sequence ACTGATGATAACGCTCAAGCCTGGCTCTGTGAGAACAATATCAGAAGCACTTCTCGCAGCATCAGTAGCATCAGCAACTGCAATTCCAATGTCAGCCTTCTTCAGTGCAGGAGCATCGTTCACACCGTCTCCGGTCATTCCACAAATATGCTTCCTCTCCTGCAACTTCTTTACGATCTCGTATTTGTGCTCTAAACATTCAACAGTACATGGTTATACAAATGAAACTTTCATATCAGTTTATTTCAACAAGTGGTAATTGAAGATCAATCTCACCTGGAAAAACTCCAGCAAAACCATCTGCCTTTTCAATTAACTCTTCTATAGGAATGCCTGCAATGCTTTCATCCTTGTGTTGACCAAGTAATGATGCAGATGGGTACATGTTAGTTCCCATTCCAAGTCTTCTACCAGTTTCTTTGGCAATGGCTAGTTGATCACCTGCATATCATTAAACATTATAAGACAATTAGTTATATCGGAACGCCTCCAAACCTATTTTGTATTCGTTTATGCATTGTTTATGATTTTGGGCCTAAGGTTTAGAGAAGTAtcatatataaactctctaactttATTGACTCCTCTGCAATCTACATTATCTTATCTTTCTCTCTAACAATAAAATGTTTTCTTCCTCTGTCCGTGAACATAACTACCGCATTGTTAGTGAACTACAATAAGTTTTTGTGTCGATCTTTACTGTTTATGCTTTTCAcactttctttaattttcgattTCACAACAAGTTGAATTACCAGTGATCATCTTGACATTCACACCAAGATTGAGAGCTCTTTTGATGGTTTCTCCACTGTCATGCCTTGGAGGATCAAATAGAGGCAATAAGCCAACAAACTGCCATGGACTTCCAggactttcttttcttttctcaggTACTTCCTGATGAAACAATTTTACATAAAAATGATTAGAAAAAGTTTTCccaaattaattaagtttaattaagATGCATTGAACATGATTATCACCTGTCTCGCAACAGCCAGTGAGCGAAGACCGCGATCTGCAAATTTATCAATAACAGCATGAGCCTTCTTCTTGACATCCTCCTTGCAGTTGCAAAGTGTTAAGATCTGTACACATAAATTGACCATAGTTAGTAAACACTTCACTAGTTCAATGATCTTCAATGAAACAAACTAGTAGAAATATTATGAATACCTGCTCGGGAGCGCCTTTGCTTGCTCGATGCCAATTACCATCAGAATCAATGTAAGTTAATGCAGTTCTCTTATCCACAGGATTGAATGGGAAGAAGTGCACTTCTCTTATGCCTGCTCGAGCCTGCATTGTTACGAACACGATGAATACTGAGAGTATAtatcattatattaatttaaccaATGGTAAtcaggaagaagaaaagctACCTCCTTAGGATCAGCTAGCATTCCTACAATAGCAGCATCAATTGCATCTTGATTTTCGGTTCGAGAAGCTCTTGCAGCCAGCAAAATGACATGTTGTTTATCCACACCCTTAGCAAAAACCTCAACCAAATTTACATCAACACTAAGCTTGTTTAGAGTCAATGTTCCTGTTTTATCACTGCAAAGGACATCCATACCAGCCATCTCTTCAATGGCAGTCATACGCTTCGTGATGGCGCCTTGTTGGGATAGCTTATGAGATCCAATAGCCATTGTCACAGACAAGACAGTAGGCATAGCAATTGGTATTCCACCGATCAAGAGAACGAGAAGATTGTCGATTCCATCACGGTATTTACGGCGTTGAATTGGGTACATGACAATGATCTCAATAAGCATTCCTAAAGCAATGGAACATATACAGAAATTTCCAATTGCTGTAAGCACTTTCTGGAAATGACCAACTTGGTGAGTGCTGTCTACAAGATGTGCTGCTTTTCCAAAGAAAGTATGGACACCAGTGGCAATTACAATAGCTTCAATTTCCCCTTGTTTGCAAGTTGAACCAGAGAAGATTTCATCCCCTGGATTTTTGGTAACAGGAAGTGATTCTCCGGTCAATGCAGATTGATCAACtttcaaaggatcgccctcgaGAAGCCGAGCATCTGCCGGGATAATGTCTCCCAACTTTACACTAATTATATCTCCTGGAACCAAGATGGCCGCATCTTGTTCACTCCATTTACCATCCCTCAGCACCTGCAAATTCACACCACAAAGTTTATATTAGCTTGACCTTCAAGTGCTAAAACAAAATTTCCCCTACTTCCCATTTGAGTTTGTTAAGAAATAGataatcaaaaaaaaaaaaaaaaaggtaaacaatAAAGAATCGAAATAGAGATTTATGTCTATGGGTAGAAAGAGAGCAGTTTATTATTAGAAAGAAAATATCAGATCTCAAAGGTGATAGTAGAGTTAAAGAGTCTATATAGCTTACTTCTCTAAcgtaaatacaataaaaataacgTAAATACAATAAAAACGAATGCAACTTGGTATCTTTGAAGATAATGCCCTAGAACCCCACTAGGGTGTGTTGCCCTGGATCCTAACCCACTGATTGGTCAATGAGACCTCGTACTTTGATCGTTCGAAGCGCCAGATAACAAATTCAAGACATTTCAACAGAATCACTCAAGGATCAAGTTTAATTGTGATGCATTTAATCATATTCCAAGACAAGATAATGGAATCATAAGTATAATAATCTTAAGGTTCATAGCTTCTAACCTTAGTTTTAGGAGCAAGGCCAGCCATGAGAGCAGCAGCAGCGTTACCAGCATTATTTTCTTCAATGAAACTGATTGTGGAGTTAATcactaataaacaaataattccCACAAAGTCTTCCCAATCTGGAGGCTTTCCACCACCATTTGCCAAAGCAATTGCCATAATAGCTGCAGCTTCCATAACCCATGATAAGGGATTCCACATGAACCCCAAAAATTTTAGTAGTTTGCTTTCCTGTTCACAAATTAAGCAAATTCattaacattatttaaaaatacatttcaataattaatttttcttttcttttctttgaatTGGAAAATACCTTTTTCTCTTCTAATTTGTTGGGACCAAATAATTGGAGTCTGTTTTCTCCTTCTTGAGTTGAGAGACCTTCTGGGCCACATTTCAATTGTTCAAACACTTCTGCAATTGGTATTTTCTCctgtattttcatttaaatgcaTTATTTTAGTGTATGTTTGTGAGCGATAATAgcaattttagaaaaagaggtttaagttaaaattgattttcttaccAGCATATTGATGTTTGGTTtcgaatttttttaaatgattttgaattattatataAACTTTCCAAAGTGATTCTAGAATTATCAAATTAGACATTTCTTatttgagaaatttttttaaaaaagaaaaaaataataaaatgagagCAGCTTTTTGGatgatttttggttaatttcAACATTTGTCATACATAAGGGTGTACATGTTAGAAATCGATCCGGTCGATCAAAACCGACCAAATTAAGGTTGATCGGTTGGTTGGTTTTCGGTTTTCTtagaaaagaatttgaaatcgaccgacgtgtatatatatatatatatatgtcttttttttaaaaaaaaaataagtctaAAAGCAAGTCCATTACTATTGACCCAAACCCAAACCTAAtattttagtattaatttattattatttttatgttgcctaattttcaaactattacatgatttatttaaaatttttcataaaaaaatgatttgatttaaaattttaaaagttgttaATTTTATTAACCTAACAATAACATATTATAAATTCATCTTTCCTTTTCATTTACCTTAGCtcctcttaaaaaaataaaataaataaaaaaagaccGACCAACCCGACTGATGTACGGGCAAatttcactcttttttttttgtcgatTTCCGGTGTCGGTTTTTTCCAAAACTGACACCGACCCGACCGATGTACAACTCTAGTCATAcatcaatatttgaatttttacaaTGGTAAGTATGATTTTGATCAGGTCAAAATCACTCATAAATATATTCTTAGTCAAAGTCGGACTTTTCCCCCTTaataattggataattaaaaaCAGGAAAGATCTTtgcttattatttattaatttagctACATAGTTCAATTAAAAGGTTTTATTTGGAAGCTAGAATAGGCATACATAGTACATTGAGACTACAAGAGCCAATAGGATATTAAATATAGGTtaataaatatcattttggCATATGTATTTAgagtttattcaattttaatttttgtaataaatcttaaatttatttcatcaaagctattttttattgaaattagttcaatgataataataattctcatatgagaaaaataatatgtgattttgttttcaaaatttatcgtaaaaatattaataaataataaaaaatgaaaaaatattaatagtatgaactaaatttaagattcatTGAAACTATAGGAACTAAAATTaagcatttaaaataaaaactaaaattgaacaaatatgATAGTATAGAGATTAAACTAgtattttaatctaaatataaataatatgagGTGGGCGGAGAAAAGAAGGGATGAAAATAATCAATTCATAAGTGTattgaatttatatattataatcattttattcttctttcACTGAGTGAAAATTTAGGGTAAAACATTTACTCTaaacttaatttcaaatctctaactaaaattaaaaaagaaataacaaactAATTCCATTTATTATATATTCGATAGCTCCCATCCAAAAATATGAATTTTGCTCtgacttgagaaaaaatttccttaaaataGGTTGGAATTAGATGTCATGCTATTTTTCTGACTAAAATATATCGATTTTTCTTAAGAAATAATATTGAAATACCTTTTATCaaataatgaattttatatAATGTAAATTTTAATTGTATATGTTAGAATAAAATTGTATGTAAGCTTTtcaagaaataataataataaaattgtatGTAAATAGTTAAGCCCTAAACATATCTCAAATAATTATAGTATTGTACTTATATATTCCCTcgctaaaaatattaaaatgccacgtaataataaaattttgttcaaaTAGACAAATATTATTCTTGTTATAtagtttaaatcttattttattttaatttatatactttCCAATGGTGAATTTTAATTTTcgtagttttaaaatttttttaattagtccaaatctttcaaaattagttaaataaatataataatttccATCTAAAGAAAGACATCATGCAATAATCTACCAGTTgaatttaattgttattttggaAAAGTAAACAAAAACACTCAACTAAAGgaactaaaatttgaaagaaaaattacttaagaatattatcaaattatagagactatttatgagattttatcaaattataaaattaaattttgacttttaaattATAGTGACTAAAATCTAATTTTCTACCCATcacaaaaatcaatttataatttaaaaataaaacaaaacaaacaaatttgaTTGTTCATGATTAAGAGGGAAAAATATATACCACTTTCATATTGATTCATGCATGCAAAAATGCATGATATGATCGTCAAAATGAACACGGTTCATTCGATTTCTCGATTATATTTTGTCCAAAATAAAATGCATGATAGGATCATCTTTTAATTCCAAAAATCCAATAATTGGACACTTAAGAAAAACTAATTATGTCGAATTAAAATCAAAGGAATATGAAATAGAGAATTAATAAAATAGCAGTCTAAATTAGTAAAAGATGAATCGAgtttgagataattaatttgagGATAAAGAAAAATCAGAGGGAGATTAAGAAAGTAAGTACCAGATCAACAGTTTCGTTCTTGATCTCGTCCAGACTCAGTTTTCCGGCCATATTTCTCTTCactgtttaattaattaattgccTGAAAAAGCCTTTTTAAGTGGAAATTAATAGAAAGAAAAGCAGAGAAGAGCCCTTTGAATTTCAGAACTAACTTAAAATGAAAGTTGTGGTTTTTTTTACTCACTCT comes from Benincasa hispida cultivar B227 chromosome 2, ASM972705v1, whole genome shotgun sequence and encodes:
- the LOC120070568 gene encoding plasma membrane ATPase 4, which produces MAGKLSLDEIKNETVDLEKIPIAEVFEQLKCGPEGLSTQEGENRLQLFGPNKLEEKKESKLLKFLGFMWNPLSWVMEAAAIMAIALANGGGKPPDWEDFVGIICLLVINSTISFIEENNAGNAAAALMAGLAPKTKVLRDGKWSEQDAAILVPGDIISVKLGDIIPADARLLEGDPLKVDQSALTGESLPVTKNPGDEIFSGSTCKQGEIEAIVIATGVHTFFGKAAHLVDSTHQVGHFQKVLTAIGNFCICSIALGMLIEIIVMYPIQRRKYRDGIDNLLVLLIGGIPIAMPTVLSVTMAIGSHKLSQQGAITKRMTAIEEMAGMDVLCSDKTGTLTLNKLSVDVNLVEVFAKGVDKQHVILLAARASRTENQDAIDAAIVGMLADPKEARAGIREVHFFPFNPVDKRTALTYIDSDGNWHRASKGAPEQILTLCNCKEDVKKKAHAVIDKFADRGLRSLAVARQEVPEKRKESPGSPWQFVGLLPLFDPPRHDSGETIKRALNLGVNVKMITGDQLAIAKETGRRLGMGTNMYPSASLLGQHKDESIAGIPIEELIEKADGFAGVFPEHKYEIVKKLQERKHICGMTGDGVNDAPALKKADIGIAVADATDAARSASDIVLTEPGLSVIISAVLTSRAIFQRMKNYTIYAVSITIRIVFGFLFIALIWKFDFSPFMVLIIAILNDGTIMTISKDRVKPSPLPDSWKLKEIFATGIMLGGYLALMTIIFFWVMRETEFFPEKFGVRSIKDSPKEMMAALYLQVSIVSQALIFVTRSRSWSYVERPGLLLMGAFVIAQLVATLIAVYANWGFAKIKGVGWGWAGVVWIYSVIFYIPLDFIKFAIRYILSGKAWLNLLENKTAFTTKKDYGREEREAQWAATQRTLHGLQPAPERASLFLEKNSYRELSEIAEQAKRRAEIARLRELNTLKGHVESVVKLKGLDIDTIQQHYTV